One window of Mesorhizobium loti R88b genomic DNA carries:
- a CDS encoding NUDIX hydrolase — protein MDQAKGPRKGRTIGKTNDVNADLIAVVVAVNDAGPCVLTIEQGAALPSGPFELAHRSLQSGLRAWVELQTGQPLGYIEQLYTFADRDRVGANQRVISISYLALTREEDAGASGRRSWASWYDYFPWEDHRSGRPPIVLEELRPRLIEWADGADDGATRFDRRRRAAVAFALDGRAWNEELALQRYELLYEAALVEEAKRGGVLAILASVPGRSMIADHRRILATAIARLRSKIKYRPVVFELMPPLFTLLQLQRTVEALSGRLINKPNFRRLIEQQELVEKTGATTAETGGRPAQLYRFHHTILDERPVAGTKLPIARA, from the coding sequence ATGGATCAGGCCAAAGGACCAAGGAAAGGCAGAACCATAGGCAAGACCAACGATGTCAACGCCGACCTGATCGCAGTCGTGGTCGCCGTGAACGACGCTGGACCATGTGTTCTGACCATCGAACAGGGGGCCGCTCTTCCCTCGGGCCCGTTTGAGCTCGCTCATCGTTCGCTCCAGTCGGGGCTCAGGGCATGGGTAGAACTGCAGACCGGTCAGCCTCTCGGTTATATCGAGCAGCTCTACACCTTTGCCGATCGCGATCGGGTCGGCGCCAACCAGCGCGTGATCTCGATCAGCTATCTCGCACTCACCCGCGAAGAAGATGCGGGCGCCTCGGGCAGGCGCAGTTGGGCCAGCTGGTACGACTATTTTCCGTGGGAGGATCATCGCTCCGGCAGGCCCCCGATAGTGCTGGAAGAATTGCGGCCGCGCCTTATCGAATGGGCGGACGGCGCGGACGACGGCGCGACGCGCTTCGATCGCCGACGGCGAGCGGCGGTTGCCTTTGCCTTGGACGGCCGGGCATGGAACGAAGAGCTCGCGCTGCAGCGCTACGAGCTGCTCTACGAAGCCGCCCTGGTGGAGGAAGCAAAGCGCGGCGGAGTTTTGGCCATCCTCGCTTCGGTGCCGGGCAGATCGATGATCGCCGATCACCGCCGCATTCTGGCAACGGCTATTGCGCGACTGCGCTCCAAAATCAAATACCGGCCTGTTGTGTTCGAACTGATGCCGCCGCTCTTCACGCTTTTGCAGCTACAGCGAACTGTGGAGGCGCTCTCCGGCAGGCTCATCAACAAGCCGAACTTTCGCCGGCTCATAGAGCAGCAGGAACTGGTTGAGAAGACAGGGGCGACGACCGCCGAGACCGGCGGCCGGCCGGCGCAGCTCTACCGCTTCCACCATACTATTCTCGACGAGAGGCCTGTGGCCGGCACAAAATTGCCGATCGCACGGGCTTGA
- the nadA gene encoding quinolinate synthase NadA: MSAVLPSSASLYDRVRRVIPPIEWPVFVEDIDAILKLKRQRNAVILAHNYQTPEIFHCVADIVGDSLALARKAMTVDADVIVLAGVHFMAETVKLLNPDKTVLIPDLGAGCSLADSITAEDVRMMRQRYPSVPVVTYVNTSAAVKAESDICCTSGNALAVVKSLGAPRVIMLPDEYLAKNIAAQTKVEIIAWKGRCEVHERFSAADIRELREAHPGISVLAHPECPPEVVAEADFAGSTAAMSDYVAWHKPARVALMTECSMSDNVAVEHPDVDFVRPCNLCPHMKRITLRNIRTAIEENRHVVTIDPHVAERARWAVERMLFV; the protein is encoded by the coding sequence ATGAGCGCCGTCCTGCCTTCGAGCGCCTCACTGTACGACCGCGTTCGGCGCGTTATCCCACCGATCGAGTGGCCGGTCTTCGTCGAGGATATCGATGCAATCCTGAAACTGAAGCGACAGCGCAATGCCGTCATCCTGGCGCATAACTACCAGACGCCGGAGATTTTTCACTGCGTGGCTGACATCGTTGGCGACAGCCTGGCGCTGGCCCGCAAGGCCATGACGGTCGATGCGGACGTCATCGTGCTCGCGGGCGTGCATTTTATGGCCGAGACCGTCAAGCTGCTCAATCCGGACAAGACCGTGCTCATCCCGGATCTCGGCGCCGGCTGCTCGCTGGCGGACTCGATCACGGCCGAAGACGTGCGCATGATGCGGCAGCGCTATCCGTCCGTTCCGGTCGTCACCTACGTCAACACCTCCGCCGCGGTGAAAGCCGAGTCAGACATTTGCTGTACCTCAGGCAACGCGCTTGCAGTCGTAAAGTCGCTCGGCGCGCCGCGTGTGATCATGCTGCCCGATGAATATCTGGCGAAGAACATCGCGGCGCAGACCAAGGTCGAGATCATTGCCTGGAAGGGGCGCTGCGAAGTGCATGAGCGTTTCTCGGCGGCCGACATCCGCGAGTTGCGTGAGGCCCATCCCGGCATCAGTGTACTTGCCCATCCCGAATGTCCGCCTGAAGTGGTCGCGGAAGCCGATTTCGCCGGCTCGACGGCGGCGATGTCCGACTATGTCGCTTGGCACAAGCCGGCGCGTGTGGCGCTGATGACGGAATGTTCAATGAGCGACAATGTCGCGGTCGAGCATCCGGACGTGGATTTCGTGCGTCCCTGCAATCTGTGCCCACATATGAAGCGCATCACACTTCGTAACATCCGCACCGCGATCGAGGAGAACCGCCACGTCGTCACGATCGATCCTCATGTCGCTGAACGGGCCCGCTGGGCTGTGGAACGCATGCTCTTTGTATGA
- a CDS encoding L-aspartate oxidase, translating into MTADIHHIGGAPVIIGAGIAGLMTALHLAPQPVVLLSRSPLGTEASSTLAQGGLAASLGEDDSPDLHLADTLAAGDGLCDEQMARRVVEAAPQAVENLIRLGAPFDRSLDGRLQLGLEAAHSRRRIVHAAGDATGRELFRALLGVARRTRSITIMEGMTALRLVVAEGSIVGVVAALHGGVFALPTRRVVLATGGMGGLFCDTTNPLSTFGHGLALAACAGAELADLEFVQFHPTALDIARRPMPLVSEAVRGEGAVLIDEHGHRFLADTPGAELASRDVVARAISDQLAAGHGVYLDARHCLGQKFARRFPAIDAICKHAGIDPAVEPIPVRPAAHYHMGGVAVDADGRTSVSGLWACGEVACTGLHGANRLASNSLTEAVATAAWVAESVAATAAGWQWPRLPATVPIRPDPSPIRPIVSNALGIVRNGKSLRDTVATLLPISVCETAAADPALVALLMAIAALRREESRGSHYRSDFPGRDAAALPSRLTLCTAFENAVTLRWQASERSL; encoded by the coding sequence ATGACGGCGGACATTCATCACATTGGCGGAGCGCCGGTCATCATCGGGGCCGGTATCGCCGGGCTCATGACGGCGCTTCACCTGGCGCCGCAACCAGTCGTTCTGCTCTCCAGAAGCCCACTCGGGACGGAGGCCTCGAGCACCCTCGCGCAGGGCGGCCTCGCAGCGAGTCTTGGGGAGGACGACAGCCCCGACCTGCACCTCGCCGATACGCTTGCTGCCGGCGATGGGCTTTGCGACGAACAAATGGCCAGGCGGGTGGTAGAGGCCGCACCTCAAGCCGTCGAGAACCTTATTCGTCTTGGTGCTCCTTTCGACCGGTCGCTGGACGGGAGGCTGCAGCTGGGCCTGGAAGCGGCGCATTCGCGTCGCCGCATCGTGCACGCCGCCGGCGACGCAACCGGCCGCGAGTTGTTTCGGGCGCTACTCGGCGTGGCGCGGCGAACCCGTTCGATCACGATCATGGAAGGCATGACAGCGCTTCGCTTGGTTGTCGCGGAAGGGAGCATTGTAGGGGTGGTGGCTGCCCTGCACGGCGGCGTGTTCGCATTGCCCACACGCCGCGTGGTGCTGGCCACCGGTGGGATGGGCGGCCTGTTTTGCGACACAACCAATCCGCTCTCCACATTCGGGCATGGCCTGGCGCTGGCCGCCTGCGCGGGCGCGGAACTAGCCGATCTCGAATTCGTGCAATTCCACCCAACGGCCCTCGACATTGCGCGCCGGCCAATGCCGCTTGTCAGCGAAGCAGTGCGTGGCGAAGGCGCGGTGCTGATCGATGAGCACGGCCATCGCTTCCTGGCAGATACGCCCGGGGCAGAACTCGCATCGCGCGATGTGGTCGCGCGCGCGATCTCGGATCAGCTCGCAGCCGGGCATGGCGTCTATCTCGATGCCCGACATTGTCTCGGGCAGAAATTCGCAAGACGCTTTCCGGCAATCGACGCTATTTGCAAGCATGCCGGCATCGATCCGGCGGTGGAACCCATTCCCGTGCGGCCCGCTGCTCACTATCACATGGGCGGCGTGGCCGTTGACGCCGATGGGCGAACTTCCGTTAGCGGCCTGTGGGCCTGTGGCGAAGTCGCATGCACGGGACTGCATGGCGCCAACCGGCTTGCCAGCAACTCGCTGACCGAAGCGGTTGCAACCGCCGCCTGGGTGGCTGAAAGCGTCGCGGCTACCGCTGCGGGTTGGCAGTGGCCTAGGCTTCCCGCAACTGTTCCCATTCGGCCCGACCCTTCACCTATTCGCCCGATTGTGTCCAATGCGCTTGGCATTGTTCGGAATGGGAAATCACTGCGCGACACGGTCGCGACACTGCTGCCGATATCTGTTTGCGAGACGGCCGCGGCCGATCCGGCCCTGGTGGCATTGTTGATGGCGATCGCCGCGCTTCGGCGCGAGGAGAGCCGCGGCTCCCACTATCGATCCGATTTCCCTGGCCGCGATGCCGCCGCCCTCCCCTCACGACTGACGCTCTGCACAGCTTTTGAGAATGCCGTCACGCTCAGATGGCAAGCATCCGAACGGAGCCTTTGA
- the nadC gene encoding carboxylating nicotinate-nucleotide diphosphorylase, giving the protein MTSLAPLPQIIMEPIVRCALLEDLGRAGDITSDAIIPADCKATLALNARQGGVVAGLDLVMFAFLLVDPGISIQLRCPEGGKVSAGQTIAIVNGPARSLLTAERTALNFLCKLSGIATATATLVNAVRGHHAKIVCTRKTTPGLRVLEKYAVRAGGGANHRFALDDAVLIKDNHIAIAGDIRTAIERARSAIGHMVKIEVEVDRLDQLEIALTAGVDAVLLDNMSVEDLAQAVAMVGGRAITEASGRVTRASAAAIAATGVDLISVGWLTHSAPILDIGLDMPADRNCNRHLN; this is encoded by the coding sequence ATGACTTCACTTGCACCACTTCCCCAGATCATCATGGAGCCCATCGTGCGTTGTGCCCTACTTGAAGACCTGGGCAGAGCCGGCGACATCACGAGCGATGCGATCATTCCCGCCGATTGCAAAGCGACGCTGGCGTTGAATGCCCGGCAGGGAGGCGTTGTTGCCGGGCTCGACTTGGTCATGTTTGCCTTCCTGCTGGTCGATCCCGGGATCAGCATCCAGCTGCGTTGTCCTGAGGGCGGCAAGGTTTCGGCCGGCCAGACCATCGCGATCGTAAACGGGCCGGCGCGCAGCCTGCTGACGGCGGAGCGGACGGCGCTCAATTTCTTATGCAAACTCAGCGGCATCGCGACGGCAACGGCTACGCTCGTAAACGCGGTGAGGGGCCATCACGCAAAAATCGTGTGCACGCGAAAGACGACGCCGGGCCTGCGCGTCCTGGAAAAATATGCGGTACGAGCGGGCGGCGGTGCCAATCACCGGTTCGCGCTCGACGACGCCGTGCTCATCAAGGACAACCACATCGCCATTGCCGGCGACATTCGCACTGCAATCGAGCGCGCGCGCAGCGCCATAGGTCACATGGTCAAGATCGAGGTCGAGGTGGACAGGCTGGACCAGTTGGAGATCGCGCTTACAGCGGGCGTCGACGCCGTGCTCCTCGACAACATGTCGGTCGAGGACCTTGCGCAGGCTGTGGCTATGGTCGGGGGCCGTGCGATCACCGAGGCTTCAGGCCGGGTGACGCGGGCGAGTGCCGCGGCAATTGCGGCGACCGGCGTCGACCTCATATCGGTCGGCTGGCTTACCCACAGCGCGCCCATTCTAGACATCGGTCTCGACATGCCGGCCGACCGAAATTGCAACAGGCATCTGAACTGA
- the bioB gene encoding biotin synthase BioB, which produces MNELSPDLTSDPIGWALPPWTRAEAQAVYDLPFNDLLFQAQTLHRHNFDPNKVQLSRLLSIKTGGCPEDCGYCSQSAHHESGLKASKLMEVRHVIAEATKARDAGATRYCMGAAWRNPKARDMDAVVAMVEGVKALGMETCMTLGMLDLEQAARLKEAGLDYYNHNIDTSERYYSEIISTRTFADRLDTLANVRDSGIKVCCGGIVGMGEEPVDRIDMLVTLANLPEHPESVPINMLIPIEGTPLAEAKPIEPIEFVRVIALARIMMPKSHVRLSAGRTAMTDEMQALCFFAGANSIFVGDTLLTADNPGEDKDTLLFQRLGIEPMDLETQ; this is translated from the coding sequence ATGAACGAACTCAGCCCAGACCTGACCTCGGATCCAATCGGTTGGGCGCTTCCCCCCTGGACGCGAGCGGAAGCCCAGGCGGTCTACGACCTGCCTTTCAACGACCTTTTGTTTCAGGCGCAGACCCTTCACCGGCACAATTTCGATCCCAACAAGGTCCAGCTCAGCCGGCTTCTCAGCATCAAAACAGGCGGATGCCCGGAGGATTGCGGCTATTGCAGCCAATCGGCACATCACGAAAGCGGGTTGAAGGCGTCAAAGCTGATGGAGGTCCGGCACGTCATCGCCGAGGCGACCAAGGCCCGTGACGCCGGCGCCACCCGCTATTGCATGGGCGCTGCCTGGCGAAACCCGAAGGCGCGCGACATGGACGCGGTGGTGGCGATGGTCGAGGGTGTCAAGGCACTCGGTATGGAGACCTGCATGACGCTCGGCATGCTCGATCTTGAGCAGGCCGCTCGTCTGAAAGAGGCCGGTCTCGACTACTACAACCACAACATCGACACCTCCGAGCGCTATTACTCAGAGATCATCTCGACGCGCACGTTTGCCGACCGGCTGGATACGCTCGCCAATGTCCGCGACAGCGGCATTAAGGTCTGTTGCGGCGGCATTGTCGGCATGGGCGAAGAGCCGGTGGACCGGATCGACATGCTGGTGACGCTGGCCAACCTGCCGGAGCACCCGGAAAGCGTGCCGATCAACATGCTCATCCCGATCGAGGGCACCCCGCTTGCCGAGGCTAAACCCATCGAGCCGATCGAATTCGTGCGCGTCATCGCGCTGGCGCGCATCATGATGCCGAAATCGCATGTCCGACTCTCCGCCGGCCGCACCGCCATGACCGATGAGATGCAGGCGCTGTGCTTTTTTGCCGGCGCCAACTCGATCTTCGTCGGCGACACACTGCTGACGGCGGACAATCCCGGCGAAGACAAGGATACTCTGCTGTTCCAGCGTCTCGGCATCGAGCCGATGGACCTCGAGACGCAATGA
- a CDS encoding 8-amino-7-oxononanoate synthase has product MNEALLARYDASLRGLARKDRLRTLSPRAGLDFSSNDYLGLAASKRLGDAVAAAIARGTPVGATGSRLLRGNSPEHEALEADAAAFFGAERALFFGSGYIANFALLTTLPQKGDLLILDELAHASMHEGARAGRAEFKLAAHNDIDAVEDAITRWRAEGGMARIWIAVESLYSMDGDRAPMARLIALADRHEAFLVVDEAHATGIWGPDGRGLAAAFEGRDNIVALHTCGKALGASGALVTGPGTLCDYLVNRCRPFIYATAPSPLMAVAVREALAMLSDEPQRRVQLQERVAFAGRQLAERCGVKPSGSQIQPFVIGDNRRTMAVAAALQTRGFDIRGIRPPTVPEGTSRLRISLTLNVDEADISAMVEALVEVLAST; this is encoded by the coding sequence ATGAACGAGGCACTTCTTGCCCGGTATGACGCGTCCTTGCGCGGACTGGCGCGCAAGGACCGGCTGCGGACGCTGTCGCCACGTGCCGGGCTCGACTTTTCCTCGAACGACTATCTCGGTCTAGCTGCCTCCAAACGACTTGGCGATGCGGTTGCGGCAGCAATTGCGCGAGGCACGCCGGTCGGCGCCACCGGGTCGCGGTTGTTAAGGGGCAACTCACCGGAGCACGAGGCCCTGGAGGCAGACGCCGCGGCGTTCTTCGGCGCCGAACGCGCGCTGTTCTTCGGCAGCGGCTATATCGCCAACTTCGCTCTGCTGACGACGCTGCCGCAAAAGGGCGACCTCTTGATCCTCGACGAGCTTGCTCATGCCAGCATGCATGAGGGGGCCCGCGCTGGCCGCGCCGAGTTCAAGCTCGCCGCGCATAACGACATCGATGCTGTCGAGGATGCGATCACCCGCTGGCGCGCCGAAGGCGGCATGGCCCGCATCTGGATCGCGGTCGAAAGCCTCTACAGCATGGATGGCGACCGCGCCCCGATGGCGCGCCTTATCGCGCTTGCCGATCGGCACGAGGCATTCCTCGTCGTCGACGAGGCGCATGCCACCGGCATCTGGGGACCGGACGGCCGCGGGCTGGCCGCCGCTTTCGAGGGCCGCGACAACATTGTCGCACTTCACACATGCGGCAAGGCGCTCGGCGCGTCCGGCGCACTCGTCACCGGGCCGGGAACGCTATGCGACTATCTCGTCAACCGCTGCCGGCCATTCATCTACGCCACCGCGCCGTCGCCTCTGATGGCGGTGGCAGTGCGCGAAGCGCTGGCCATGCTATCCGACGAGCCCCAACGCCGTGTCCAGCTTCAGGAGCGCGTAGCCTTCGCGGGCCGCCAATTGGCCGAGCGCTGCGGCGTGAAGCCCAGCGGCTCGCAGATCCAGCCCTTTGTCATCGGCGACAACAGGCGCACCATGGCGGTGGCGGCGGCGCTGCAGACGCGCGGTTTCGACATACGCGGCATTCGTCCGCCGACCGTACCCGAGGGCACATCGCGACTGCGCATTTCGCTGACGCTCAACGTCGACGAAGCCGACATTTCCGCCATGGTCGAGGCGCTCGTCGAGGTG